One part of the Janthinobacterium sp. 17J80-10 genome encodes these proteins:
- a CDS encoding glycosyltransferase family 4 protein translates to MRDSGKPAARSCIVVTRFAREQPGFLDFSYRIRALAKIFQLTVVSDFPLNHAELVVEGVEYLVLPGGDGRAGWLRYIWACGKLLRARQPQCAVLLHSAVAPVALLAPGIATALYWNEHPTHFAAAPDEIAPLRRLSRFLARWLLFQGARKATIVMPIGEAHRDDLLAQGCVPQRVRLFYMGVDAAFDSASLRGLGRTPDDGLTPLELVYVGSISKERGRDIMLEALALANRDSCIARLTLVGASDDELAYCREYARQIGIDDALNVRGRIPGAEIPGCLQQADAGLCLWEDRPWWRFNPPTKLFEYLVAGLPVLASDIRTHTAYVADGSNGFIFRYDSISLAKAIAQMWHRRGDLHQLKRQARDSGEPYIWQRIEPAFLQTMEEIAKS, encoded by the coding sequence ATGCGTGATTCCGGCAAGCCTGCTGCACGAAGCTGTATCGTCGTTACCCGCTTTGCCCGGGAGCAGCCGGGCTTCCTGGATTTTTCCTATCGGATCAGGGCGCTGGCCAAGATTTTCCAGCTGACTGTCGTCAGTGACTTTCCGCTCAATCATGCAGAACTTGTCGTCGAAGGCGTTGAGTATCTGGTACTTCCTGGCGGTGACGGGCGCGCTGGCTGGTTGCGTTACATTTGGGCGTGCGGCAAGCTGTTGCGTGCGCGCCAGCCCCAGTGCGCCGTGCTGCTGCATTCCGCAGTAGCGCCAGTCGCCCTGCTGGCGCCGGGTATCGCCACGGCATTGTACTGGAATGAACATCCCACCCATTTTGCCGCAGCGCCGGACGAAATTGCGCCACTAAGGCGGCTTAGCCGCTTCCTCGCGCGGTGGCTACTATTTCAGGGCGCGCGCAAGGCCACAATCGTCATGCCGATCGGTGAAGCGCATCGCGATGACTTGCTTGCGCAAGGCTGCGTGCCGCAGCGCGTGCGCCTGTTTTATATGGGCGTGGACGCTGCATTCGATTCCGCATCCTTGCGCGGCTTGGGGCGCACGCCGGACGATGGGCTTACCCCTCTGGAACTTGTCTACGTTGGATCAATCAGCAAGGAGCGGGGACGGGACATCATGCTCGAAGCACTGGCGCTTGCCAACCGAGATTCCTGCATTGCGCGCCTGACCCTGGTTGGCGCAAGCGATGATGAACTGGCCTATTGCCGCGAATATGCGCGCCAGATCGGGATAGACGATGCGCTGAACGTACGCGGGCGCATCCCGGGGGCAGAGATTCCGGGGTGTCTGCAGCAGGCAGACGCAGGCCTTTGCCTCTGGGAAGACCGGCCATGGTGGCGCTTCAATCCGCCGACCAAACTGTTTGAATACCTCGTGGCCGGACTCCCGGTGCTGGCCAGCGACATTCGTACCCATACGGCCTATGTGGCCGACGGCAGCAATGGATTCATTTTCCGCTATGACAGCATTAGCTTGGCAAAGGCGATCGCGCAGATGTGGCATAGACGAGGCGACTTGCACCAACTCAAGCGGCAAGCGCGAGACAGCGGCGAACCCTATATCTGGCAGCGCATCGAACCGGCGTTTCTGCAGACAATGGAGGAGATCGCAAAATCATGA
- a CDS encoding glycosyltransferase — protein sequence MSYRDKIHLLFVSHESWPTFRPDVAVLFGKYLPRLGVTSDLVTEHEAGDAKEGRAWGGGKALLCRLPAGRAGQHIVKTWHNLRVLASFDRSKYDAIQVRDMPMMALAGLAIARLRGVPFFYWMSFPQSEGQIIRAQARGPRAGMRYWFPLLQGTVGKWLLYRVVLPRTDHVFVQSRQMAEDVASQGIARDRMTAVPMGVDLEMARPEQILPSDDSRLSGKRVLVYLGALDRVRKIEALFEMLAIVRQEVPDVMLVLAGDTPDTEHRAWLQQEAIRLGVMPALLWTGWLPTEQAWRYVRAAEIGLSVIPRGFLLDCGSPTKAVEYMALGLPVVGNDNPDQALVVSEGNAGICVKLEPQAFASAVIQLLGNAHQRSQMALSGQLYVRHARSYDKLAQEVAHTYRHFFSQDKRDAA from the coding sequence ATGAGCTATCGCGACAAGATCCATCTGCTGTTCGTTTCACATGAATCCTGGCCAACGTTTCGTCCGGATGTGGCTGTGCTGTTCGGGAAATACTTGCCGCGCTTGGGTGTCACCAGCGACCTTGTGACGGAACACGAGGCGGGCGATGCGAAGGAGGGGCGGGCCTGGGGTGGCGGAAAGGCGCTGTTGTGCCGGCTGCCCGCTGGGCGGGCTGGACAGCATATCGTCAAGACCTGGCATAACCTGCGCGTCCTCGCCAGCTTCGACCGGTCGAAATACGATGCCATCCAGGTGCGGGACATGCCAATGATGGCGCTGGCCGGCCTGGCAATTGCCCGGCTGCGGGGCGTGCCGTTTTTTTACTGGATGTCCTTTCCCCAATCGGAAGGGCAGATCATCCGGGCACAGGCACGCGGGCCGCGTGCCGGGATGCGTTACTGGTTTCCGCTGCTGCAGGGCACTGTCGGAAAATGGCTGCTGTATCGCGTCGTGCTGCCGCGGACCGACCACGTATTCGTCCAGAGCAGGCAGATGGCAGAAGACGTGGCCAGCCAGGGGATTGCCCGCGATCGCATGACGGCTGTACCAATGGGGGTGGATCTGGAAATGGCGCGCCCGGAACAAATCCTGCCCAGCGACGATTCGCGCCTGTCCGGCAAGCGCGTGCTTGTCTATCTGGGCGCGCTTGACCGCGTGCGCAAGATCGAGGCGCTCTTCGAGATGCTGGCCATCGTACGCCAGGAAGTTCCTGACGTCATGCTGGTGCTGGCAGGTGATACACCGGATACGGAACACCGCGCGTGGCTGCAGCAGGAAGCAATCCGGCTGGGCGTCATGCCCGCATTGCTCTGGACAGGTTGGCTGCCCACCGAGCAGGCATGGCGCTACGTACGGGCGGCAGAAATTGGCTTGTCAGTCATTCCCCGCGGCTTTTTGCTGGATTGCGGATCGCCGACGAAGGCGGTGGAATACATGGCGCTTGGGCTGCCCGTCGTTGGTAACGACAATCCTGATCAGGCACTGGTGGTCAGCGAAGGAAATGCCGGCATCTGCGTCAAGCTCGAGCCGCAGGCCTTTGCCTCAGCCGTCATCCAGTTGCTGGGCAATGCCCACCAGCGCAGCCAGATGGCCCTCTCGGGCCAACTCTACGTGCGCCATGCGCGAAGCTATGACAAGCTCGCCCAGGAAGTGGCGCACACTTATCGTCATTTTTTTTCGCAAGACAAGCGGGATGCAGCATGA